In Desulfuromonadales bacterium, one DNA window encodes the following:
- a CDS encoding ABC transporter permease, whose protein sequence is MPIPFSYSLRNLWTRRLTTVLTAAGMALVVYVFAATLMLVEGLRETLVATGSSDNVVVLRKAAGSEVQSGVGRDQAAVVESVSGAARGADGEPLLARELVVLVNLPKRGSGKPANIVIRGISAASATLRPQVRLAAGRMPRPGMAEVAAGRSIAERFQGAGIGEVLHFAGREWRVVGVLEAGRTGFSSEIWGDVDLLMQAFRRPVYSSIIFRLQDPAAFPAVRERLENDPRLTLEAKRETKYYADQSEAMARFLSILGLTLTVIFSIGAVIGAMITMYAAVANRIAEIGTLRALGFGRRSILAAFVLESLLLGLVGGIAGVLFASGMQLITLSTMNWQTFSELAFSFSLTAGIVGKSLLFALGMGFAGGVLPALRAARLEIVEALRGV, encoded by the coding sequence ATGCCCATTCCCTTCTCCTACAGCTTGCGCAACCTCTGGACCCGGCGGCTGACGACCGTCCTCACCGCCGCCGGCATGGCCCTGGTGGTCTACGTCTTCGCCGCCACCCTGATGCTGGTGGAGGGGCTGCGGGAGACGCTGGTGGCGACCGGCTCCTCCGACAACGTGGTGGTGCTGCGCAAGGCGGCGGGCTCCGAGGTGCAGAGCGGGGTGGGGCGGGACCAGGCGGCGGTGGTCGAGAGCGTGTCCGGGGCGGCCCGCGGGGCCGACGGCGAGCCTCTGCTGGCCCGGGAGCTGGTGGTCCTGGTCAACCTCCCCAAGCGGGGAAGCGGCAAGCCGGCCAATATCGTGATCCGCGGCATCAGTGCCGCCTCGGCGACGCTGCGGCCGCAGGTGCGGCTCGCCGCCGGCCGGATGCCGCGGCCGGGGATGGCCGAGGTCGCCGCCGGCCGCAGCATCGCCGAGCGCTTCCAGGGGGCCGGCATCGGCGAGGTGCTGCATTTCGCCGGCCGGGAGTGGCGGGTGGTGGGGGTTCTGGAGGCCGGCCGCACCGGCTTCAGCTCCGAGATCTGGGGGGACGTCGACCTGCTGATGCAGGCCTTCCGCCGCCCGGTCTACTCCTCGATCATCTTCCGCCTGCAGGATCCGGCCGCCTTCCCGGCGGTCAGGGAGCGGCTCGAGAACGATCCCCGGCTGACCCTGGAGGCCAAGCGGGAAACGAAGTACTATGCCGACCAGTCCGAGGCGATGGCGCGCTTCCTGAGCATTCTCGGCCTTACCCTGACTGTCATCTTCTCCATAGGGGCGGTGATCGGGGCGATGATCACCATGTATGCCGCCGTCGCCAACCGCATCGCCGAGATCGGCACCCTGCGGGCCCTGGGGTTCGGCCGCCGCAGCATCCTCGCCGCCTTCGTCCTCGAATCGCTCCTGCTCGGCCTGGTGGGGGGGATTGCCGGGGTCCTCTTCGCCTCCGGCATGCAGCTCATCACCCTCTCGACCATGAACTGGCAGACCTTCTCCGAGCTCGCCTTCTCCTTCTCCCTCACCGCCGGCATCGTCGGCAAGTCCCTCCTCTTCGCCCTCGGCATGGGGTTCGCCGGCGGCGTGCTGCCGGCGCTGCGGGCCGCGCGGCTGGAGATCGTCGAGGCCCTGCGGGGGGTGTAA